The Candidatus Delongbacteria bacterium genomic sequence GGTGTCTCTCAGCGCCTGATCCAGCAGGCTGTCCTTGTTGAACAGGTTGAGAAAGCCCTTCAGCATGGAACACTCCTAATCCATAAGAAAAATGAAGGCGACGGGTATCAGGAAGAACACGGTCAGGACGTAGGCGAAGGGAATCACCCGGCTGCGCATGGAGACATCCGCCAGCCGGCTGGCCAGGTAGATCGGCACCGCACGCAGCGGCAGAAAGACCGCCGTGCCGGCGGCGTTGAACAACGTGTGAACCAGCGCGATGGCCAGGGCCAGCGGATTCTGGGTGGCCAGGGCCGCCATCAGGGCCGTGATGGTGGTCCCGATGTTGGCGCCCAACGTGTAGGGGTAGATCTGGCGCAGGCTCAAGAGGCCCGCTCCCGCCATGGGCACGATCAGGCTGGTGGTCACGGAGCTGGACTGGACCGCCATAGTCAGGCCCAGTCCGATCAGAAACGAGCGCGAGGTGGACTTGAACAGGCTGTCCTCGAACCAGGTCTCTGCCTTTTGCAGAGCCAGGCTTTTCAGGATGTTCGTCAGGAACAGGATGCTCCCGAACAGCAGGGTCAGGGCCAAGGCCAGGGAGAGCCAGGCGTGAGGGTGCCACCACGTGTCCGCGGGCAGGATGGACTCCAGCAGGTGGATCATCCCGCTGGCCACCGGATGGATGGCCAGTTTCAGCGGGCTCATCAGGTCCAGGCCGTGCATGCCTTCCAACCCGCGCGCCATCCAGAGTCCGCTGGCGCTGAACACACCCGTGGCCAGTTCCAGCGGGAAGAACAGCAGCACGCACAGCAGATTGAAGATGTCGTGCACCGTGGAAGCGGCGAAGGCCCGGCGGAATTCGGCTGAGCGGTTGATGTGCGCCAGCGAGACCAGGGTGTTGGTGATGGAGGTGCCGATGTTGGCGCCCATGATGATCGGCACCGCCAGGGGCAGTTGCAGGCTGCCGGCGGCCACCAGGGCCACGACCATGCTGGTGGTGGCCGAGCTGCTCTGGACGATGCTGGTGGTCAGGATGCCCACGAATAGGGCCGTGAAGGGGTTGCTGGTGAGATTCAACAGCTGGGCCGTCAGGCCCGAACCGAAGAGCTTGAAGGATTCCGCCATCCATTCGATGGAGACGAAGAACAGGAACAGCACAATGGCCAAACGCAGCAGACGCTGACTGAGGGGCAGGGTGGCCGGCGGAGGGCTGGGACTCATGCGCGTGTCCGTCCTGATCAGTGGGACTTGCAACCCAAGGTACAGTTGGGCGAGGGAAGTCACCACGAGGCAGCCGGACTTCCTCGTGGGCCGCACATGCATTCGCGGCGTCTGCGCAGCCAATCCCGTGAATCGGGCGATCCATGGATTGATAGACAAGAGGATCAAAACCTGGATCTAGTCTCGATGTTCAGAACCGGATCTGCGCGGTAGGGGACAGATTCGCGGGATCTGCGGGCCGTGCCCGATTGGTGATTCGAAGGACCCGGGGCCGGCCGCTTGGTCGGATCGTCGCAGTTCCCAGCTTATTAGTTTACATAATACATCTTATGCGAAGTCAACTGCAGGCGTCTTGGACCGAACAGAACCACAGAGTCACGGAGACACAGCCTAGTTTGGGCCGGGGTTGGGATGGGCTCAGACCCGAGCTCTTCTTGCGCACGAAGACTCAACGACTCGAAGACGGATGGTTCACGTGAGGTGTCGATCGCCAGAACTTTGATGGAGCGAGGTGAAGCGCGCAGCGCTGAACCAGAACCAGGTGGTGACGCCGTCAGGCGGAACCGAGTACATGGAGCCAGGCAGCCCATGCGTCGGCCAGCGGAAGCCCGCCGGGAGGCGGGCTGACTCTGGACGTTGAGAAAAAGCGCCTCTTTGGCGCCACCTTTCTGGCGCAAGCAGAAAGGTGGCAAACAAGGCGCCCGGCAAGTGAATGTGTCAAGGTGCCGTTCGATCAGGGCTTAGGCACGACCCCTGCCGTGCCGCGCAGGTACAGGTCCCACTGGCCGTTGCTGCGACCCACAAAAGCGAGGCCGGCGCCGTCCGGCGACCAAGCCGGTGACATGTCCGCCTCGCGCCCTTCCAGCGGCAGGCGCGTCCAGTCCGCGGCCGAGAGGCCCCGCAGACTCAGCTGGCCGCCCTGATCAGGCTGCAGAGTGGCCACGGCCCAACCCTGGGCTTCGTGCCAGTCGGGGTGTCCCAGGGTGAGGCTGCTGTCTACCAGGGCCGTCTCCAGCCCCTGGGCGCCCAGCCAGCCCAGGCTGTGCGGACCCAGCCGCAGGGCCACGCCCCGCGGGCCGGGGACGGGCGATGCCAGCCGGCCCGGCTCGCTCAGCTGGGTCAGGCTGCCGTCTTCCAGGTTGACGCGGAACAGCGCGCACTGGCGCTCTTCGTCCGCCAGATCCCGCCGCTCGTCCACGCGGTCCGAGAGGAAGATCACCGAGCGTCCGTCCGCTTCGAAGCGCGGGAACCAGTCGTCGGCCCCGTGCGCCGCCAGGATGCGGCCCTGCTTGCCTTCGCGGTCCAGCAGCAGGATCTCGCGCGGCGGATCCGCGTCCAGGGTGGGCACGTGGACCGTGCAGACGATCCAGCGCCCGTCCGGCGACCAGCTGGGATCCTCCTCGGCTTCCGGCGTGTCGGTGATCCGCTGGGGACGGCCGTCGGCCAGATCCAGGAAGTAGAGTTCCCAGTTGCCGTCGCTGTTGTTCTGGTAGATCAGGGCCCGCCCGTCGGCGGAAAAGGCGGGCGCCAACTGGTCGGAACTGGAGTCCGTCAGCCGGCGAGCCGGTTGGTTCCAGTCGGGAGCCGTCCGCGCGGCAGGGTCGGGCTTGCCTCCCGCTCCGCCGGGGCCGGCACAACTTCCCAGCACCAGGCAGAGTCCGGCGCAGACGCCACCCTGCCACACCCGCCGTGATCGGATCATGCAGCCTCCCCTGACGGCCGGCGGGGCATCCGCCGGCCCTGGACCACCACCAGGCTAGAAGCTCTGGCGCAGGATGTTCTGGAACTGGCGGATGCCCAGCAGGGCCTCCGCGCCGGACACGCTGCCGACCGGCTGGAAATTGCCCGTGCTCAGGTCCGCCTGCAGGATGCCGCGCGAGGCACAGAGGGCGGCGGCGTTGTAAGACGGGTGGCTGGAACTCAAGTCGGGAAACATGCTGGTCTCGCCGAAGTGGGCCGTGGCCAGCTTGGGATCCCCGCTCACCGCCACGAGGATGTCCGTGACGATCATGGCGAACTCGCCGCGGCTCAGGGTGGCTTCCGGCTCGAAAGCGCCGGCCGCGCCCAGGCCCATCCCGTTCACGCGCAGGACATCCTCGATCCAGCTCTTGGCCCAGTGGCTCTGAATGTCCGCCGGGCTTAACCGCTCAGCTTCAACTGTTTTGGCGTCCGGGGCGCTGAAACTGGCGTTGGCGGGCTTCTTGCGCTTGTCCATCACTTCGGGCAGTTTCAATTCCTCCACCAGCAAGACGGCCATGTCCGCCCGGTCAATTTTCTCCACCAGGGCGATCTTGGAGCTGACCCGCGTGCCCGGCTTGGCCCGCAGGATGGTGTTGCAGGTGGCCATGGCCTTGTCGGCGGGCGCCGACCAGTCGCCGCGCTTGGAGACCACCACGCCGAACTCGCTCACGGCGGTCTGGAAATCCAGGTTCTCCATCGCCGTGCGTCCCCGCCAGAAGCTGACCTGCTCCGCCGGGGCGCCCAGCTCGGCCGCCTTCTCCAGGCTCTTCTGGCTGTCCTTGTACCAATCCTCGGGCTGCACGCGGGACAGCACGCGGGCCTGGATCATCCAGGCCTGCCAACGGTTGTCCGCCATGTCCACGGCCTCGCGCGCCGTCTTCAGGGCCACCTTGCCGCCCTCCGGAGTCTCGGCCAGCAGCAGGGCCTTGGCCGCATGGGCCATGTAGTATTTGGGATCCAGGCCCAGGGCCCGGTCGAACTCCGCCCGGGCACCGTCCAGCTCCCCGCGGTCCAGCAGGCGCAGGCCCTGGTCCACGTGGGTCTGGGGCGTATCCAGCAGGGATTCCGATTTGAGGGGAGCCTTGGCGCAGCCCTGCAGGCCCGCCAGGATCAGGCAACCCAACAGGCAGCCCAGGCCGCCCAGGAAGCGCAGTGACTTCATCTTCCCGCTCCTGTCCGCTAGTCCACCACCACCAGCACGCGACACTCCGTGAGGAACTTCAAGTTCTCACTCAGGGCGTGCAGGATCTTGCCGTCCTTGTCCGCGATGATCATGTCGGCCTTCTGCTCGCCCTTGACACTCTTGGCTTTCACCAGCAGGGGGCGCGTGCCGACCCGGTCCTGGAACTGCTTGACCTGGTCCACGCTCTTGACGTAGCCCACCAGGCCGTTCTTCAGCGCCCAATCCCGGTCCACCCAGGCGTTGCCGTAGATCTCCTCGCCGGACTCCGAGAGGATGCGCGGCGCCAGCGCGGGCCGCAGGTTCAGGCCCGAGCAATCCACCACCAGGCCCGTGTAGATGGAATTCGTGGGGTCCACGTCGCTGTACTGGATGGGCACGGGCGTCCCGTCCTGGAAGGGCAGCTCGCCCAGCAGGGCGTTCTGCAGGTCGGCGCCCAGCGCCATCTCCACCGTCAGCTCCAGCGAGCCGTCGCTCAGGTAGACGGGTTCGCCCACCTCGCGGAAGTTTCGGCAGATGCCCCGCACCTCGGTCTGGATGCGGTCGTTGTCCAGCATGTAGTCCTGCACCGTGGTCTCGGAGGTCAGCGTCATGCCTTCGACCGTCTCAAGGATCTTGCGCAGGGCGTCGGCCCGGGCCACCCGGATCTGGCCGGCCCGCCCGCCTTTGGGACCGGGCATCCCGATGCCCTTGGCCCGGATCATCCGGCCCTGCCAGTCCACGCTGCCACTGGCCGATTCCTGCATGACCTGGGCCTGGGCTCCGATGATGCCCAAGGCCAGCACGATGACCGCGCCCAAGCGGATTCCGCGCAGCATGGTCGCCTCCTTCCTGATGTGAACCGCGCCCCGCTCCCGACCGGCCTGGTCAGCGTGTGGGGGCGCCGGCATTGCGTTCCTGATTCCAGCGGATCCAGTCCGAATTCTCCTTGGCCTGCAGCGCTCCGGCTGCCTGCACGCGGCCGTCGGACCCGATCCGGATCTCTTGATTGGTCTTGACGATCACCAGCCACTCCCGCAGCGAGACCTCGTGCGGCCCGGGCACCGGGACGGGACCGCCCACGGGCGTCGGCGCGCGGGTCAGGCCCCTGGGCTTGGGCGCCTTGAGCAGGCTGCGCAGAGAATCCACCGTCAGCGTGGGTCGCTGCCCGCGCAGGGACTCCCGATCCGCGGCCACGCGCACCTCGCCGTGCAGGACGGAGAGCACGGTCTCCTGGCGCTCGTTCACAGCCACGCGCAGACCTGTCCCCGTGATGGCCGCGCCCATCACGCGGGAACCCACGCTGAACTCGTCCTCCTCGTCCAGGCCGTTCAGCTCGGCCCAGAGCTCGCCCTGCTCCAACTGCAGGTCCACGCGCAGCGCGGCGTCCTGTTCTTCTTGCGCCAGCCGATCCAGTCGCAAAGTCGTCGAAGGCGCCAGGCGCAGCAGGTTGCGGGATTGGAACTCGATTTCCGCCCGGCCCCGCGGACCCGTGCGGACGCGGTCGCCCTCGGCCACATGGCTGCGCAGCGGCGCGTCCAGCCAGTCCGCCGCGCGCTCGGGGAAGCGGGCCAGCAGGCCCTCCCGGTAGCTCACCAGGCCCAGGCCGGCATCCTCCGGTGCGGACATCGATGAATCCTGGGCAGTCACCGGAGTGGGGGCCGCGGCAGCCCGGGTGCGGTCGAACTCCTGGGCGTGGAGCGGCCACCGGGCGCTGCCCAGCACGGCCAGTAGGATGAGCAAGGAAGTCAGCTGATTCATGATGGGCCATGCACTCCCGGAAGCACGGGGAAAGTGTAGCGATTCAGCCTGCCGCGAGCAAGGTTCGGCCGCTGCCCGGGCGGGTCTCACGCCGAACTCCACCCGCAGGCGGCCTGGGCCTGGAGGCGCAGCTCGCCGATGGCCGAAGCCAGGTCGGGCTGGCGGAAGAGCGCGGAGCCGGCCACCAGAATCTCCGCCCCGGCGGCCGCGCAGCGCCCTCCCGAAAGGGCGTCCACGCCGCCGTCCACCTGGATGGGCGCCGGGCAGCCCAGCCCGTCCAGCAGGGCGCGCGTGCGCCGGATCTTCTCCAGCACGGGCTCGTGGAAGGCCTGGCCGCCGTAGCCCGGATTGACGCTCATCAGCAGCACAAAGTCCAGGTGCGGGGTCAGCCAGCGCAGGGCCTCCGGATCGGTGCCCGGATTCAGCGCCAGTCCGGCCCGACAGCCCAGGGCCCGGATCTGCTGCAGCAGGCGGTCCGGATGCGGGCCGGCCTCCAGGTGCACGGAGATCCAGTCCGCGCCGGCCCGGGCGAAGGGTTCCAGGAAGGGTCCGGGAGCGCTCAGCATCAGGTGCACGTCCAGCGGCAGCGCGCTGCGGCTGCGGACGGCGCGCACGAACTCCGGCCCGTAGCTCAGGTTGGGCACGAAGTGGCCGTCCATGATGTCCAGGTGCAAGAGGTCCGCCGCGCCGCTGGCGCAGTGGTCCAGCTGCTCGGCCAGCCGGAACAGGTCCGCCGAGAGCAGCGAGGGCGCGATCTGGATCATGGTTGGCTCCTTTCCTTGAAGCGCAGGTCCACGGCCGAGCCCGGCACCAGCGGGGTGCCCGGCGCCGGATCCTGCTCCAGCACCGTCAGGCCCGTCTCCTCCCCGGCCAGGGCGTCCACGAAGCCCACGGCCAGGCCGGCGCGTTCCAGCCACTGCCCGGCCTCCAGGCGGCCCAGGCCCAGCACGCTGGGGGTCGAAACCCACTCCGGGGCCGGTCCCAGGCTGAGGGTCAGCGACACCCGGTCCCCGGGCGTCAGGCTGTCGCCGGGCGCGGGCAGTTGCGCGACGATGCAGCCCTCGCCGAAGCGCTCGTCGTGGCGCCAATGCCGGGCCAGGGTGTCCTCCTCCAGGCGCGCGTCGCCCAGCAAGCCCAGCGCCTGGCGCAGCGTCGCGCCCTGCAGGTCGGGCACGCGCATCAGGCGCCCGCCCGTCGAGACCGTAAGCAGGACCGAGCGCCCACTTTTTGAGAGCCGCCCGGGTCGCGGATACTGGCCCATTACGGCACCCGCAGCGTAGCGCCCGGCGGGATCGGGCCGGCGCGCCTCCACCACCGGCTCGAAGCCGGCCTGGCGCAGGGACTGCTCCGCCTCGGGCAGGCTCAGGCCCAGCACGCCCGGAGTCAGGGTCTCGGCGCCCTGGCGCGTGATCCGCGGCATCACCAGGAAGTCCAGCACCAGCAGGAGCAGCAGCAGTAGGCCCAGCAGCAGGCCGGCCAGGCCGCCCAGCCGGAAGAGCCGGGAGCCCGTCTCCTCCCGGGGCTGCGGGGCAAGATTGCGTCTCATGCGCGCGTTTCCGTCCCGATTTTCTCCACCGCCGCGGCCCAGGCGCCGCCGGCCCCCGGTCGGCCCGCGGGCTGGCGCCCCGGGCGCTGCCAGGGAATCCAGGACCAGCCGCCCGCCGCGTCGCGGAAGGTCGCGGGCACCAGCTCGGGCCGCACCACCAGCTCCGGATGCCGGGCCAGCAGCGCCTCCAGCTGCCCGGCATTCTCGCGCGGGTCCAGGCTGCAGGTGCTGTAGACCAGCCGGCCCCCCGGCGCCAGCAGGGCGACCGCCTGCTCCAGCAGTTCGCGCTGGAGGGTCAACAGCTCGGTCGTCGCCCCGGCGCCCTTGGCCAAAATCTCCGGCCGGTGTCCCACGCTGCCCGAGCCCGAGCAGGGCGCGTCCAGCAGAATGCGCGGCCAGGCCTCGCCCTGGAACTCGCGCCCGTCCGCCACCACCAGCCGGCCCCGGCCGTCCAGCCGCCGCGCCAGGGCCCGGGCCCGCCCGGCATGGGCCTCCACCAGGGTCAGGTCCAGGGCGGGATCGGCCTCCAGCAGGGCCAGCGCCTTGCCCCCCGGCGCGGCGCAGAGGTCCAGCACGCGGCTGCCCGGCGGCGGGTCCAGCAGGGCCAGCGCGCCCCAGACACTCAGGTCCTGCACGGCCAGCCGGCCGTCCTGCAGCGGGGCCAGGGCGTCCAGCCCGCCCGCGGGCAGGCTGCGCAGCCGCAAGTAGCGCGGGCACTCCGGCGCGGCGACGGGCTCCAGGCCCGCCTCGCGCAGCTCGGCCAAGGCCCCGGCCGGCGACCAGCGGGCCAGATTCACGCGCAGCCAGGTGCCGCGCTCCCGGAACAGCTGATGGCGCAGGCCCGCCAGGGCGGCCGGTTGCAGCGCGTCCTCGCCGTCCAGGCTGCGCAGCAGCTCGAGGAACCAGGGCGGAAAATCCCCCGGAGTCGGGCGGGCGGCGGGCAGGGCCTGCTCACGCAGCCAGCCGCGCAGCACGCCGTTCACCAGGCTGCGCTCCTGGGGCGAGCGCTCCTGCAGGGCGTCCAGCAGTTCATTGAGGACGGCGTGGGGGGCGTGGCCGTCTTCCAGCAGGGTGAGGCCCAGCCGCAGGGCGGCGCGCAGCAGGGGCCGCGGGCGCTGACGCAGGCGCGGCGCCAGCAGGGCCGCGTGGCGCGGGGCGTTCTCCAGTGCCAGCCGCCAAAGGGCCGTGTGCCGGGCGCGCTCCGCGCCCGTCCAGCCGCTCTCGTCCCTCAGCCGGGCCTGCAGCAGCCGGTCGCTCCAGCCGCCGCCTTCCAGCCGGGCCAGATCCTCCAGCAGGGCCTTGAGATCCATCGGTCAGTCCCGGCCGGGCAGACGGACGGCGCCGGCCTCGGGCCGGAAGGCCTCCGCCCACTCGTGGGCCACGGCCACTTCCTCCGGCCGCAGCTCGTCCTCCGCCAGTTCCAGGCCGTAGGCCTCCTCGAACCCGGCCTTGAGGGCTAGGGCCAGCTCGCCGAATTCCGGCCGGCGCCCCAGGGCCTCCTCCAGGCAGGTGGTCTCGCGGGCCAGCTTGGCCCGGGCGGCCTCGCGCAGGCGCTCGTCGGCGAAGAACAGCCCGCCGATGCGCAGGTGGCCGGCAGCCACGATCAGGCTGCCGTGCTGCAGCAAGCCTTCGCGCAGCTGGCGCTGGGCGCTGCCCACCAGTTTGCGGTTGTCCCAGAGGACCTCGCTCTGCGCCGTGGAGGCGAAGCACAGGCCGCCGGTCTCCTTGCGGTAGGCGGCGGCCAGATCCACCCGGCGCGCCTCCAGTGCCACGTCCAGGCCCAGGTGGCGCAGGCCGGCGGCCAGCGCGCGGTTGATCTCCTGGTAGGCCTGGGGCAGATTGCCGCTGTGGAAGGGGGAATCCGCCGGGATGGCCACGCAGTAGGTCAGCTCCTCGTCGTGCAGCACGGCGCGGCCGCCGGTCTCCCGCCGTACGACGGGCAGGCCCTGGGCAGCGGCCCGGCGGGCCAGATCCTCCGTGTGGGCCTGGCTGTGGCCCAGCGAGAGCGTGGCGGGGTTCCAGGAATAGCAGCGCAGGGTCAGCGGCGCACGGGGCGCAGCCTTATGCGGGCCGCGCCCCGCGGCATTGTCCCAGCCGCGGGCCAGCACCGCGTCCACGGCCATGTTCCAGCAGCCGGCGCCGCCGGGATGGAGCAGGAAGCGTCCGTTCATCCGCCGATGATGCCGCGTTCGGCCTCCTCCAGGAAGCGGATGATCAGCCCGGCGTCCTCGTCCCCGGGCTCGGCGCGCTCTTTCAGCGCCGCCAGGGCCTGGCTGGCGTTCAGGCTGCCCTTGCCGAAGAAGAGCCGGTAGTGGTCGCGGATGCGCTTCAGGCGCTCGCTGTCGAAGCCCCGGCGCTTCAGGCCCACCAAATTCAGCCCGGTGAACTTGAGCGGCTTGCCGTTGGCCAGGATGAAGGGCGGGATGTCCTTGACGATCTCCATCCCGCCGCCCACGAAGACGTGGTCGCCGATGCGCACGAACTGGTGCACGGCCACCAGGCCGCCCAGGGTGACGCGCTGGCCGATCTTCACGTGGCCGGCCACCTGCACGCCGTTGACCAGGATGCAGCCGTCCCCCACCTGGCAGTCGTGGGCCAGGTGGACGTAGGCCATGATCAGGCAGCCCGCGCCGATGCGTGTGGCCCCGGCCTCCGATGTGCCGCGGGAGAGGGTCGTGAACTCGCGGATCACCGTGCGTTCGCCCACTTCCAGCACGCTCTCCTCGCCCTGGAATTTGAGGTCCTGGGGCAGGCAGGAGACGCTGGCGCCCTGATGCACCTCCACGCCCCGGGCCAGCCGCGCGCCGGAGTGGATCACCGCGTGGGGGCCGATCCGGCAGCCGTCGGCCAGGTGGACGTTCTCCTCGATGACGGCGAAGGGTCCGATCACCACGTCCTCGCCCAGCCGGGCGTCGGCGTGCACCACGGCGGAAGGATGGATCCGCGCGCTCACTTGTCCACCACCATGGCGCTCATCTCCGCCGACGTGACCAGCTGCCCGTCCACGAAGGCCTTGCCTTCCATCAGGCACATGCCCCGGCGCTGCTTGAGCATGGTGCACTCCAGCACCAGCTGGTCGCCGGGCTTGACGGGCTTGCGGAAGCGGACCTTGTCCAGCGAGGTGAAGTAGACCACCTTCTCCTCCGGGCGATCGAAACTGTTGAGCAGCAGAATGCCGCCCGTCTGACCCATGGCCTCGACGATCAGCACGCCGGGCATGATGGGGTGGCCCGGAAAGTGGCCCGGGAAGAAGGGTTCGTTGATGGTCACGCACTTGATCCCGCGCACGAACTCGCCCGGACGCAGCTCGGTGATCCGGTCCACCAGCAGGAAGGGATAGCGGTGGGGCAGGATGCGCTCGATGGCCGCGATGTCGAACACCACGTCCGCCGAGAGGCGCTGCTGGTACTCCTTCTGCAGGCTCTTCTTGACCGCCTCCTGCTTGAGCAGGCGCACCAGCGCCACGTGGGCCGTGTGCCCGCCGCGGGCCACCAGCACGTGGGCCTTGAGCGGCTGGCCCAGCAGGCAGAGGTCGCCGGCCAGGTCCAGCACCTTGTGGCGGACGGGCTCGTTGGGCCAGTGCAGCTGCTGGTCGCCCAGGATCCGGCCGCCGGCCGCCAGGCGCGCATGGTCAACGGTGACGTGGAAGTGCTCCTCCAGCCGGCTCAGGTCCGCGTCCTGCACGTCCAGGAAGACCAGCGCGGAGTCCAGGCTGCCGCCTTGGATCAGCCCGCGCGACTGCAGGGCCAGCAGTTCGCTGGCGAAGCAGAAGGTGCGGGCCGGCGCGTACTCCTGGACGAATTCGCTCCAGCCGTACATGCTGGTGTACTGGGTGCCCAAGGCGGGATTGGCGTAGTCCACCATGTAGGTGACGCGGAACTCCTCCGAGGGGACGACCACGATGTCCACGCCGCTCTCGTCGTGGTAGACCACGGTCTTGTCTACGCTGAGGAAATCGCGCGGCTCCTCGAGCTCGCGGATCCCGGCCGCCAGCAGGGCCTCGATGAAGGGGCGGGCGGAGCCGTCCAGGATGGGCGGCTCGGGGCCGTCCAGCTCGATCAGGCAGTTGTCGATGCCCAGGCCCGCCAGGCCCGCCAGCAGGTGCTCGGTGGTGTGCACGCGCACGCCGTCCACGGCCAGCACGGTGCCCCGGTCCGTGGCCTTGACGTGCTCGATGCGGGCCGGGATGTCCACCACCCGCTCCTCCACCCGGCGGCGGAAGATCAGGCCGTGGCCGGCGGGCGCAGGGTGGAAGGTCACCCGGCAGCTGGCCCCGGTGTGCAGGCCCAACCCTTCCAGGTGGGCTTCGCGTTCCAGACTGCGTTGGTTCAGGTTCATGCGTGCTTCTTCTCTTCTCCGGCGGGCGCGCCGGGCTCCCCCGCCAGGCGCCGCTCGGCCTCGGCCAGGCGGCGCTCCAGCTCCCTGACTGTCTTGAGCAACTCGGGCAGGCGGGCCAGCGCCGCGGCCTGCTGGAGGAATTCCCGGTGCGGGCGCGCGGGAAATCCGGCGTAGATGCGGTCGTCGGGAATGGCCCCGGTCACGCCGCTGTTGCCGCCGAGGGAGACCCGGTCGCCGATGCGGATGTGGCCCGTGATGGCCGAGCTGCCGCCGATGCGGCACTCCGCGCCGATGCGCGTGGAGCCGGCCACGCCGGACTGGGCGGCCATCAGCGT encodes the following:
- a CDS encoding RsmB/NOP family class I SAM-dependent RNA methyltransferase, which codes for MDLKALLEDLARLEGGGWSDRLLQARLRDESGWTGAERARHTALWRLALENAPRHAALLAPRLRQRPRPLLRAALRLGLTLLEDGHAPHAVLNELLDALQERSPQERSLVNGVLRGWLREQALPAARPTPGDFPPWFLELLRSLDGEDALQPAALAGLRHQLFRERGTWLRVNLARWSPAGALAELREAGLEPVAAPECPRYLRLRSLPAGGLDALAPLQDGRLAVQDLSVWGALALLDPPPGSRVLDLCAAPGGKALALLEADPALDLTLVEAHAGRARALARRLDGRGRLVVADGREFQGEAWPRILLDAPCSGSGSVGHRPEILAKGAGATTELLTLQRELLEQAVALLAPGGRLVYSTCSLDPRENAGQLEALLARHPELVVRPELVPATFRDAAGGWSWIPWQRPGRQPAGRPGAGGAWAAAVEKIGTETRA
- a CDS encoding S-layer homology domain-containing protein, which gives rise to MKSLRFLGGLGCLLGCLILAGLQGCAKAPLKSESLLDTPQTHVDQGLRLLDRGELDGARAEFDRALGLDPKYYMAHAAKALLLAETPEGGKVALKTAREAVDMADNRWQAWMIQARVLSRVQPEDWYKDSQKSLEKAAELGAPAEQVSFWRGRTAMENLDFQTAVSEFGVVVSKRGDWSAPADKAMATCNTILRAKPGTRVSSKIALVEKIDRADMAVLLVEELKLPEVMDKRKKPANASFSAPDAKTVEAERLSPADIQSHWAKSWIEDVLRVNGMGLGAAGAFEPEATLSRGEFAMIVTDILVAVSGDPKLATAHFGETSMFPDLSSSHPSYNAAALCASRGILQADLSTGNFQPVGSVSGAEALLGIRQFQNILRQSF
- a CDS encoding bifunctional UDP-3-O-[3-hydroxymyristoyl] N-acetylglucosamine deacetylase/3-hydroxyacyl-ACP dehydratase, which codes for MNLNQRSLEREAHLEGLGLHTGASCRVTFHPAPAGHGLIFRRRVEERVVDIPARIEHVKATDRGTVLAVDGVRVHTTEHLLAGLAGLGIDNCLIELDGPEPPILDGSARPFIEALLAAGIRELEEPRDFLSVDKTVVYHDESGVDIVVVPSEEFRVTYMVDYANPALGTQYTSMYGWSEFVQEYAPARTFCFASELLALQSRGLIQGGSLDSALVFLDVQDADLSRLEEHFHVTVDHARLAAGGRILGDQQLHWPNEPVRHKVLDLAGDLCLLGQPLKAHVLVARGGHTAHVALVRLLKQEAVKKSLQKEYQQRLSADVVFDIAAIERILPHRYPFLLVDRITELRPGEFVRGIKCVTINEPFFPGHFPGHPIMPGVLIVEAMGQTGGILLLNSFDRPEEKVVYFTSLDKVRFRKPVKPGDQLVLECTMLKQRRGMCLMEGKAFVDGQLVTSAEMSAMVVDK
- the rpe gene encoding ribulose-phosphate 3-epimerase, giving the protein MIQIAPSLLSADLFRLAEQLDHCASGAADLLHLDIMDGHFVPNLSYGPEFVRAVRSRSALPLDVHLMLSAPGPFLEPFARAGADWISVHLEAGPHPDRLLQQIRALGCRAGLALNPGTDPEALRWLTPHLDFVLLMSVNPGYGGQAFHEPVLEKIRRTRALLDGLGCPAPIQVDGGVDALSGGRCAAAGAEILVAGSALFRQPDLASAIGELRLQAQAACGWSSA
- the lpxA gene encoding acyl-ACP--UDP-N-acetylglucosamine O-acyltransferase, translating into MSARIHPSAVVHADARLGEDVVIGPFAVIEENVHLADGCRIGPHAVIHSGARLARGVEVHQGASVSCLPQDLKFQGEESVLEVGERTVIREFTTLSRGTSEAGATRIGAGCLIMAYVHLAHDCQVGDGCILVNGVQVAGHVKIGQRVTLGGLVAVHQFVRIGDHVFVGGGMEIVKDIPPFILANGKPLKFTGLNLVGLKRRGFDSERLKRIRDHYRLFFGKGSLNASQALAALKERAEPGDEDAGLIIRFLEEAERGIIGG
- a CDS encoding Na/Pi symporter — encoded protein: MSPSPPPATLPLSQRLLRLAIVLFLFFVSIEWMAESFKLFGSGLTAQLLNLTSNPFTALFVGILTTSIVQSSSATTSMVVALVAAGSLQLPLAVPIIMGANIGTSITNTLVSLAHINRSAEFRRAFAASTVHDIFNLLCVLLFFPLELATGVFSASGLWMARGLEGMHGLDLMSPLKLAIHPVASGMIHLLESILPADTWWHPHAWLSLALALTLLFGSILFLTNILKSLALQKAETWFEDSLFKSTSRSFLIGLGLTMAVQSSSVTTSLIVPMAGAGLLSLRQIYPYTLGANIGTTITALMAALATQNPLALAIALVHTLFNAAGTAVFLPLRAVPIYLASRLADVSMRSRVIPFAYVLTVFFLIPVAFIFLMD
- a CDS encoding PASTA domain-containing protein; amino-acid sequence: MRRNLAPQPREETGSRLFRLGGLAGLLLGLLLLLLLVLDFLVMPRITRQGAETLTPGVLGLSLPEAEQSLRQAGFEPVVEARRPDPAGRYAAGAVMGQYPRPGRLSKSGRSVLLTVSTGGRLMRVPDLQGATLRQALGLLGDARLEEDTLARHWRHDERFGEGCIVAQLPAPGDSLTPGDRVSLTLSLGPAPEWVSTPSVLGLGRLEAGQWLERAGLAVGFVDALAGEETGLTVLEQDPAPGTPLVPGSAVDLRFKERSQP
- a CDS encoding FecR family protein, which translates into the protein MNQLTSLLILLAVLGSARWPLHAQEFDRTRAAAAPTPVTAQDSSMSAPEDAGLGLVSYREGLLARFPERAADWLDAPLRSHVAEGDRVRTGPRGRAEIEFQSRNLLRLAPSTTLRLDRLAQEEQDAALRVDLQLEQGELWAELNGLDEEDEFSVGSRVMGAAITGTGLRVAVNERQETVLSVLHGEVRVAADRESLRGQRPTLTVDSLRSLLKAPKPRGLTRAPTPVGGPVPVPGPHEVSLREWLVIVKTNQEIRIGSDGRVQAAGALQAKENSDWIRWNQERNAGAPTR